A single Betaproteobacteria bacterium DNA region contains:
- the folP gene encoding dihydropteroate synthase: MRELVCGRFRLALSRPLVMGIVNVTPDSFSDGGRFASVENAVSQGRRLIEEGADFLDIGGESTRPGAAPVPLAEELGRVLPVLERLADSPVPLSIDTYKPEVMAAALAAGASMVNDVKALREPGALDVLRASDAAVCLMHMQGEPQTMQVNPRYEDVVDEVRAFLHERVAACEAAGIERARLVVDPGFGFGKSRQHNIELLRHLRELVPSGLPLLAGLSRKSVLGKITARSVDERVHSSVAAALVAVYRGAAIVRVHDVGSTRDAFTVYGAVELNDD, encoded by the coding sequence ATGCGTGAACTCGTCTGTGGCCGATTTCGCCTGGCACTGAGCCGGCCGCTGGTGATGGGCATCGTCAACGTCACGCCGGATTCGTTCTCCGACGGCGGACGGTTCGCGTCGGTCGAGAACGCGGTATCACAAGGGCGGCGCCTGATCGAGGAAGGCGCCGATTTTCTCGACATCGGTGGTGAGTCGACGCGCCCCGGCGCCGCGCCCGTGCCGCTGGCCGAGGAACTGGGGCGAGTGCTGCCGGTGCTGGAACGTCTTGCCGACAGCCCGGTTCCCCTGTCGATCGACACCTACAAGCCCGAAGTCATGGCCGCTGCACTGGCGGCGGGTGCCAGCATGGTCAACGACGTGAAGGCGCTGCGCGAGCCGGGCGCGCTCGACGTGCTTCGCGCCTCCGATGCGGCGGTCTGCCTCATGCACATGCAGGGCGAGCCGCAGACCATGCAGGTGAATCCTCGTTACGAAGACGTGGTCGACGAGGTTCGAGCGTTCCTGCACGAGCGGGTTGCGGCGTGCGAGGCAGCGGGCATCGAGCGCGCACGCCTCGTCGTCGACCCGGGCTTCGGCTTTGGCAAGAGCAGGCAGCACAACATCGAGCTGCTGCGACACCTGCGCGAGCTGGTGCCTTCCGGGCTGCCGCTGCTGGCGGGGTTGTCGCGCAAGTCGGTCCTGGGAAAGATCACCGCGAGGAGCGTCGATGAGCGCGTTCACTCCAGCGTTGCGGCGGCGCTCGTTGCGGTGTACCGGGGTGCGGCGATCGTAAGGGTGCACGACGTCGGGTCAACCCGGGATGCGTTTACCGTGTACGGGGCGGTAGAATTGAACGATGACTAG
- a CDS encoding RlmE family RNA methyltransferase, whose amino-acid sequence MKRNKTSRAWVHRHLTDPYVRQARDQGYRSRAAFKLLEIAQRDRLLRPGMTVVDLGAAPGGWSQAAVGAVAPRGRVLAVDLLDMAPIAGVIFVRGDFREPAVWQQIEKMLRDDRPDLVLSDMAPNLSGVAVVDQARALALAERALEFAVRWLKPEGAFLVKAFHGDGFETFRKHMIASFRIVHERKPKASRDTSSESFLLGRMPLSGGQLAREPLDGAGSAL is encoded by the coding sequence ATGAAGCGGAACAAGACCAGCCGGGCCTGGGTCCACCGGCATCTGACGGATCCCTACGTGCGCCAGGCGCGGGATCAGGGCTACCGGTCGCGGGCGGCGTTCAAGCTGCTGGAGATCGCGCAACGGGACCGCCTGCTGCGGCCGGGCATGACCGTCGTCGATCTCGGAGCCGCGCCTGGAGGCTGGTCGCAGGCCGCTGTCGGCGCCGTGGCGCCGCGCGGGCGCGTGCTTGCGGTCGACCTCCTCGACATGGCGCCGATCGCAGGTGTGATCTTTGTGCGCGGGGACTTTCGCGAGCCCGCCGTGTGGCAGCAGATCGAGAAAATGCTGCGAGACGATCGTCCCGACCTTGTCTTATCCGACATGGCACCCAATCTCTCTGGGGTGGCAGTGGTGGATCAGGCGCGCGCGCTCGCCCTGGCGGAGCGGGCGCTGGAATTCGCGGTGCGGTGGCTGAAACCGGAGGGGGCGTTCCTAGTCAAAGCGTTTCACGGCGACGGGTTCGAGACCTTCAGGAAGCACATGATCGCGTCGTTCAGGATCGTCCACGAGCGCAAGCCCAAGGCTTCGCGGGACACTTCGAGCGAATCCTTCCTGCTCGGCCGTATGCCTTTGAGCGGCGGGCAATTGGCACGGGAACCGCTTGATGGCGCCGGGTCTGCGCTGTGA
- the yhbY gene encoding ribosome assembly RNA-binding protein YhbY translates to MTHIPPLLSAAERRALKSRAHPLRPVLIVGSKGLTESVMKEAEVALKSHELIKVKLASDDREERANQFHALAAALAASPVQQIGKIAVLYREKPEEPKAPAPRTRASAAPPASSRARAASRPPSSAPKRDRGRAGEAPATSPRRAPLRPRAARRPRPRP, encoded by the coding sequence ATGACGCACATCCCCCCACTTCTATCTGCAGCCGAGCGCCGAGCGCTCAAGTCGCGCGCCCACCCGTTGCGACCGGTGCTGATCGTCGGCTCGAAAGGGCTCACGGAGTCCGTAATGAAGGAAGCGGAGGTCGCGCTGAAAAGCCACGAGCTGATCAAGGTGAAGCTCGCCTCCGACGATCGCGAGGAGCGTGCGAATCAGTTCCACGCGCTCGCCGCGGCGCTCGCCGCGAGTCCCGTCCAGCAGATCGGCAAGATCGCCGTCCTCTATCGCGAGAAGCCGGAAGAACCGAAAGCGCCGGCGCCGCGCACGCGGGCTTCCGCCGCCCCGCCCGCATCCTCCCGGGCGCGCGCCGCCAGCCGGCCTCCCTCCTCTGCGCCCAAGCGCGATCGGGGGCGAGCGGGCGAAGCGCCCGCCACTTCCCCACGACGCGCACCGCTCCGCCCGCGCGCCGCGCGCAGACCACGGCCCCGTCCCTAG
- the glmM gene encoding phosphoglucosamine mutase (catalyzes the conversion of glucosamine-6-phosphate to glucosamine-1-phosphate), whose product MTRRYFGTDGVRGRVGEEPITPEFVMHLGYAAGKVLVGEGRARRNGDHPAVLIGKDTRISGYMLESALQAGLSAAGVDVYLAGPMPTPAVAYLTRALRLSAGIVISASHNPFEDNGIKFFSADGDKLPDATERAIEARLEEPISCAPSAKLGKAWRVNDAAGRYIEFCKSTFPNSLDLRGLKVVLDSAHGATYHVARNVFHELGADVVAIGNQPDGLNINEGCGAVHPQELRRVVREQGAQYGIAFDGDGDRLVMVDGAGNSYDGDQLVYV is encoded by the coding sequence ATGACTAGAAGATACTTCGGTACGGATGGCGTGCGCGGCCGCGTGGGGGAGGAACCCATCACCCCCGAATTCGTGATGCATCTGGGTTACGCAGCGGGAAAAGTGCTGGTCGGCGAGGGCAGGGCACGACGCAACGGCGATCACCCGGCGGTGCTGATCGGCAAGGACACGCGCATCTCCGGCTACATGCTGGAGTCTGCGCTGCAGGCAGGGCTTTCGGCGGCGGGAGTGGACGTCTACCTCGCGGGACCGATGCCGACACCGGCCGTCGCGTACCTGACGCGGGCGTTGCGGCTGTCGGCGGGTATCGTGATCAGCGCCTCGCACAACCCGTTCGAGGACAACGGGATCAAGTTCTTCTCGGCAGACGGGGACAAGCTTCCCGACGCCACCGAGCGCGCGATCGAGGCACGCCTGGAGGAACCCATCTCGTGCGCTCCGTCCGCCAAGCTCGGCAAGGCCTGGCGCGTCAACGATGCGGCCGGTCGCTACATCGAGTTCTGCAAGAGCACTTTCCCCAACTCGCTCGATCTGCGCGGGCTCAAGGTCGTGCTCGATTCCGCGCACGGCGCGACCTACCATGTGGCGCGGAATGTTTTCCACGAGCTGGGTGCCGACGTGGTGGCAATCGGCAATCAGCCGGACGGCCTCAATATCAACGAAGGCTGCGGCGCGGTGCATCCCCAGGAACTGCGGCGGGTGGTGCGCGAGCAGGGCGCGCAGTACGGGATCGCCTTCGATGGGGACGGTGATCGTCTGGTGATGGTGGACGGCGCCGGCAATTCCTATGACGGCGACCAGCTCGTCTACGT
- a CDS encoding DUF4149 domain-containing protein has protein sequence MRQFARDLQTLTVTLWVGSLWTTGLITAPALFRVLPDRVLAGATAGRLFTLVAYVGLACAACFIVLNLSRRQRKSWLLIGLTAAMAALTVIGEFGIQPILAGLKAAVAPADVMQSELRGRLVGWHGIASGVYLLNCLLGGVLVVLLRRSSD, from the coding sequence TTGAGGCAGTTCGCGCGCGATCTGCAGACGCTGACGGTCACGCTCTGGGTGGGATCGCTCTGGACCACGGGGCTCATCACCGCGCCTGCGCTCTTTCGCGTGCTGCCGGATCGGGTGCTGGCGGGGGCGACCGCGGGACGCCTGTTTACCCTGGTTGCCTACGTGGGCCTCGCGTGCGCGGCGTGCTTCATCGTGCTCAATCTTTCACGAAGGCAGCGGAAATCGTGGCTGCTCATCGGACTGACTGCGGCGATGGCGGCGCTGACGGTAATCGGCGAATTCGGCATTCAGCCGATTCTCGCCGGGCTCAAGGCGGCGGTCGCACCGGCGGATGTCATGCAAAGTGAGCTGCGCGGACGCTTGGTCGGCTGGCATGGCATCGCGAGCGGCGTCTACCTGTTGAACTGCCTGCTCGGAGGCGTCCTGGTCGTGTTGCTGCGCCGGAGCTCCGACTAG
- the ftsH gene encoding ATP-dependent zinc metalloprotease FtsH: protein MNNLVKNVAIWLVIALVLMTVFNQFSTRQTAQSPMDYSQFIEEVKQGKVAKVTIEGRVIKGIRSDNKRFTTYAPSDPWMVSDLLKAGVIVEAKPEEEPSLLMNIFVSWFPMLLLIGVWVFFMRQMQGGGRGGAFSFGKSRARLLDESTNTVTFADVAGCEEAKEEVAELVEFLRDPGKFQKLGGRIPRGVLMVGNPGTGKTLLAKAIAGEAKVPFFSISGSDFVEMFVGVGAARVRDMFDQAKKHAPCIVFIDEIDAVGRQRGAGLGGGNDEREQTLNQLLVEMDGFEGNSGVIVIAATNRPDVLDPALLRPGRFDRQVVVPLPDIRGREQILTVHMRKVPVAPDVRGDILARGTPGFSGADLANLVNEAALFAARASKRLVDMEDFERAKDKIMMGAERRSVVMPEEERRNTAYHESGHVVVAKLLPKADPVHKVTIIPRGRALGVTMQLPEEDRYSYDREYIMNRIAVLFGGRIAEEVFMNQMTTGAGDDFKKATEMARRMVTEWGMSDALGPMVYGENEGEVFLGRSVTTHKNVSETTMQKVDAEIRRIIDQQYGLSRGLIEENREKVEIMAKSLLEWETLDADQIGDIMDGRSPRPPRPTATAPQPPPSSPPPAPAAAPSAAPGT from the coding sequence TTGAACAATCTCGTCAAGAACGTGGCCATCTGGCTGGTGATTGCGCTCGTCCTGATGACCGTATTCAACCAGTTCAGCACTCGCCAGACTGCGCAGAGCCCGATGGACTATTCCCAGTTCATCGAGGAGGTGAAGCAGGGCAAGGTTGCCAAGGTCACGATCGAAGGGCGTGTCATCAAGGGGATCCGCTCCGACAACAAGCGCTTCACCACGTATGCGCCGTCGGACCCGTGGATGGTGTCCGATCTCCTCAAGGCGGGTGTGATCGTCGAGGCCAAGCCCGAGGAAGAGCCTTCGCTGCTCATGAACATCTTCGTGTCCTGGTTCCCGATGCTTTTGCTCATCGGCGTCTGGGTGTTCTTCATGCGGCAGATGCAGGGGGGCGGTCGTGGCGGCGCCTTCTCGTTCGGCAAGAGCCGTGCGCGGCTGCTCGACGAATCGACCAACACCGTGACCTTCGCGGATGTCGCCGGCTGCGAGGAAGCGAAGGAAGAGGTCGCTGAACTCGTCGAGTTCCTGCGCGACCCCGGCAAGTTCCAGAAGCTCGGCGGACGCATTCCGCGGGGCGTGCTCATGGTGGGCAATCCCGGCACTGGCAAGACCCTGCTCGCCAAGGCCATTGCCGGCGAGGCCAAGGTGCCGTTCTTCTCGATCTCCGGTTCGGACTTCGTCGAGATGTTCGTCGGCGTGGGCGCGGCGCGCGTCCGTGACATGTTCGATCAGGCGAAGAAGCACGCGCCCTGCATCGTCTTCATCGACGAGATCGACGCGGTCGGACGCCAGCGCGGTGCCGGCCTGGGTGGCGGCAACGACGAGCGCGAGCAGACGCTGAACCAGCTGCTGGTGGAGATGGATGGCTTCGAGGGCAACTCGGGCGTCATCGTGATTGCGGCCACCAACCGGCCCGACGTGCTTGATCCGGCGTTGCTGCGCCCGGGTCGCTTCGACCGCCAGGTCGTGGTGCCGCTGCCCGACATCCGTGGGCGCGAGCAGATCCTCACGGTTCACATGCGCAAGGTGCCGGTTGCGCCCGACGTGCGCGGCGACATCCTCGCGCGTGGCACCCCCGGGTTCTCCGGAGCCGATCTTGCCAACCTGGTGAACGAGGCCGCGCTCTTCGCGGCGCGGGCCAGCAAGCGGCTGGTCGACATGGAGGACTTCGAGCGCGCCAAGGACAAGATCATGATGGGCGCGGAGCGGCGTTCGGTGGTGATGCCCGAAGAAGAACGCAGGAACACCGCATATCACGAGTCCGGGCACGTGGTGGTGGCGAAGCTGCTGCCGAAGGCCGATCCGGTGCACAAGGTGACGATCATCCCGCGCGGGCGGGCGTTGGGTGTCACCATGCAGTTGCCGGAGGAAGATCGCTACAGCTACGACCGCGAGTACATCATGAACCGCATCGCGGTGCTCTTCGGCGGCCGCATCGCCGAGGAGGTGTTCATGAACCAGATGACCACCGGCGCCGGCGACGATTTCAAGAAGGCGACCGAAATGGCGCGGCGCATGGTCACCGAGTGGGGCATGAGCGACGCGCTGGGGCCGATGGTCTACGGCGAGAACGAGGGCGAAGTGTTTCTCGGTCGCTCCGTGACGACGCACAAGAATGTCTCCGAGACCACGATGCAGAAGGTCGATGCGGAGATCCGGCGGATCATCGATCAGCAATACGGACTCTCGCGAGGCCTGATCGAAGAGAACCGCGAGAAGGTCGAGATCATGGCTAAATCCCTGCTGGAGTGGGAGACGCTCGACGCGGATCAGATCGGAGACATCATGGACGGCCGTTCTCCGCGGCCGCCGCGACCGACTGCAACGGCACCGCAGCCGCCGCCGAGCAGTCCTCCCCCGGCACCGGCAGCCGCTCCGTCGGCCGCGCCGGGCACCTGA
- the greA gene encoding transcription elongation factor GreA: protein MQKIPLTVTGAELLRAELSRLKSADRPAVINAIAEARAHGDLSENAEYHAAKERQSFIEGRIAELEAKLGNAQIINPALLDADGRCVFGATVELEDMDSREVVTYQIVGEDEADIKLGKISITSPLARALVGKYAGEVAEVQAPGGLREYEILDVKYV from the coding sequence ATGCAGAAGATTCCCCTGACTGTCACCGGCGCCGAATTGCTGCGCGCGGAACTCAGCCGTCTCAAGAGCGCCGATCGACCGGCCGTGATCAACGCCATTGCCGAGGCGCGCGCGCACGGCGACCTGTCGGAAAACGCCGAGTATCACGCGGCCAAGGAACGCCAGAGCTTCATCGAGGGGCGCATCGCCGAGCTCGAGGCGAAGCTCGGCAACGCCCAGATCATCAACCCAGCGCTGCTCGATGCCGATGGCCGTTGCGTCTTCGGGGCAACGGTCGAACTCGAGGACATGGACAGCCGCGAGGTCGTCACCTACCAGATCGTCGGCGAGGACGAGGCCGACATCAAGCTCGGCAAGATCTCGATCACCTCGCCGCTCGCGCGGGCGCTCGTCGGCAAGTACGCCGGCGAGGTGGCCGAGGTGCAGGCGCCGGGCGGGTTGCGCGAGTACGAGATCCTCGACGTCAAGTATGTTTGA